One Cryobacterium roopkundense genomic region harbors:
- the hisD gene encoding histidinol dehydrogenase, which yields MIQTIDLRGTPTTPAALLAAVPRALTTVTSASDIAAELIADVRARGEVALLDQAERLDHVRPQHVRVPAEHLVEALAGLDPAVRAAVEETIRRVRLASAAQVPPAVTTTITAGATIRQRWQPVNRVGLYVPAGKAVYPSSVVMNVVPAQIAGVSSIALASPPQSRFDGRVHPTILAVAALLGVNEVYAMGGAGAVGAFAYGVPGLGLDPVQIVTGPGNVYVAAAKRLVRGQAGIDSEAGPTDILVIADAGADPLLVAADLVSQAEHDELAAAVLVTDSVGLADAVAARLVTLAATTTHTERVTAALSGRQSAIVLVDDLAVAAAFSNAFGPEHLEIQTSDPEAVLATIENAGAIFLGPHSPVSLGDYSAGSNHVLPTGGQSRFSSALGAYTFLRPQQIVSYSREALQAVAANIAAFSKAEALPAHGDAVTARFVDDHTAGKTSN from the coding sequence ATGATTCAGACTATTGACCTCCGCGGAACCCCGACCACCCCGGCGGCGCTTCTGGCCGCCGTGCCCCGTGCCCTCACGACAGTCACCTCGGCGAGCGACATCGCCGCCGAACTGATAGCGGATGTTCGGGCGAGGGGAGAGGTTGCACTGCTGGACCAGGCCGAACGCCTCGACCACGTGCGACCGCAGCACGTGCGAGTTCCGGCGGAACACCTCGTCGAGGCCCTCGCCGGGCTCGACCCGGCCGTGCGCGCTGCCGTCGAAGAGACGATCCGTCGGGTGCGCCTCGCGAGCGCCGCTCAGGTGCCGCCCGCTGTCACGACGACGATCACCGCGGGCGCCACAATCCGGCAGCGCTGGCAGCCGGTCAACCGGGTCGGTCTCTATGTGCCGGCGGGGAAGGCCGTCTATCCGTCGAGCGTCGTCATGAACGTGGTGCCGGCGCAGATAGCCGGGGTGTCCTCGATTGCCCTCGCGTCTCCACCGCAAAGCCGCTTCGACGGGCGCGTCCACCCCACGATCCTTGCTGTCGCCGCGTTGCTCGGCGTGAATGAGGTCTACGCAATGGGTGGGGCGGGCGCTGTAGGAGCGTTCGCCTACGGCGTCCCGGGCCTCGGCCTCGACCCCGTGCAGATCGTCACCGGACCGGGAAACGTCTACGTCGCCGCGGCGAAACGCCTCGTGCGCGGGCAGGCAGGGATCGACTCGGAGGCCGGTCCCACAGACATTCTCGTCATTGCGGATGCCGGAGCCGACCCGCTGCTCGTGGCGGCGGACCTCGTGAGCCAGGCGGAGCATGACGAGCTTGCCGCCGCCGTTCTCGTGACCGATTCAGTCGGTCTTGCCGATGCCGTCGCGGCGCGGCTCGTGACGCTTGCCGCAACGACGACCCACACCGAGCGGGTCACCGCCGCTCTCAGCGGCCGTCAGTCCGCTATCGTGCTCGTGGATGACCTCGCAGTCGCGGCGGCCTTCAGCAACGCCTTCGGCCCCGAGCACCTCGAGATCCAGACCAGCGACCCCGAAGCTGTGCTCGCGACCATCGAGAATGCCGGCGCCATCTTTCTGGGACCACACTCGCCGGTGAGCCTCGGAGACTACTCCGCAGGGTCGAACCATGTGCTGCCGACCGGAGGCCAGTCCCGATTCTCGTCGGCGCTGGGTGCGTACACGTTCCTGCGGCCGCAGCAGATCGTGAGCTACAGCCGCGAGGCGCTGCAGGCCGTCGCGGCGAACATCGCAGCCTTCTCGAAGGCTGAGGCACTGCCCGCCCACGGTGATGCCGTCACCGCGCGCTTTGTGGACGATCACACCGCAGGGAAGACGTCGAACTAG
- a CDS encoding ABC transporter permease yields the protein MTWIWSNLDLIWDRTLDHLLLSVPPIILSFLIAVPLGWLAHRYRVGRGLILTVVGLLYAIPSLPLFIVLPFIVGTTVRSPLNLIIALTLYGVALMVRVVADGLASVDRDVRQSARAVGFSSRAEFWQVELPLAGPVLLAGMRVVVVSTVSLATIGAVIGAQSLGSLFTDGFQRGIQAEIVAGIVATVALALLLDGTLVLLGRVLMPWTRSSRRKATGVSAPLQARTLPTGVAA from the coding sequence GTGACCTGGATATGGTCGAACCTCGACCTGATCTGGGATCGAACGCTCGATCATCTGCTCCTCAGCGTGCCTCCGATCATCCTCAGCTTCCTGATCGCCGTGCCGCTCGGTTGGCTAGCACACCGCTATCGGGTCGGTCGCGGACTGATCCTGACGGTCGTCGGTCTGTTGTATGCCATTCCATCGCTGCCGTTGTTCATCGTGTTGCCCTTCATCGTCGGGACCACGGTGCGTTCACCGCTCAACCTGATCATCGCGCTGACTCTCTACGGGGTAGCCCTGATGGTGCGGGTCGTTGCGGATGGCCTGGCCTCGGTGGATCGGGACGTACGCCAGTCAGCCAGGGCCGTGGGCTTCTCCTCGCGGGCGGAGTTCTGGCAGGTGGAGCTTCCGCTGGCGGGGCCGGTGTTATTGGCTGGCATGCGGGTCGTTGTCGTCAGCACGGTGAGCTTGGCCACCATCGGTGCCGTGATCGGCGCCCAAAGCCTCGGTAGCCTGTTCACCGACGGGTTCCAGCGCGGAATCCAGGCGGAGATCGTGGCCGGAATCGTGGCGACGGTCGCCCTCGCCCTGCTCCTTGACGGAACTCTCGTGCTGCTCGGCAGGGTTCTGATGCCGTGGACTCGGTCTTCCCGGCGGAAGGCGACGGGCGTGTCGGCGCCGCTGCAGGCCAGGACCCTACCGACGGGGGTGGCGGCATGA
- a CDS encoding quinone-dependent dihydroorotate dehydrogenase: MYPLFFSLVLTRLDPERAHHLAFTAIKLLPRLGVGRAVHRFTRPRTDLGVDALGLHFESPFGVAAGFDKDGEAVIGLGHLGFGHVEVGTLTAVAQPGNAKPRLFRLIPDRAVINRMGFNNGGASAAAPRLSRIRQVAGRPVLGINIGKSRVTVVDDAIEDYLESARLLAPLADYLVVNVSSPNTPGLRGLQELDRLAPLLTAVKKAAASTPLLVKIAPDLSDEEVTRIAGLAVDLGLDGIIATNTTLSRENLKTDAAVVAAAGAGGLSGAPLGTRSLAVLRLIRSVVPQGFCVVSVGGVETAEHVAERLEAGATLVQGYTAFLYRGPLWARQINRGLDRLLATKR; the protein is encoded by the coding sequence ATGTATCCCCTCTTTTTCTCGCTCGTGCTCACCCGGCTGGACCCGGAGCGCGCTCACCATCTCGCCTTCACCGCAATCAAGCTTCTGCCGCGTCTGGGCGTCGGACGAGCCGTGCACCGCTTCACGCGTCCACGCACCGATCTCGGTGTCGACGCCCTCGGCCTGCATTTCGAATCGCCGTTCGGGGTGGCAGCCGGATTCGACAAAGATGGCGAGGCCGTCATCGGCCTGGGTCACCTCGGGTTCGGGCACGTCGAGGTCGGTACCCTGACCGCCGTGGCCCAGCCGGGAAATGCCAAGCCCCGCCTGTTCAGGCTGATCCCGGACCGCGCCGTGATCAACCGGATGGGTTTCAACAACGGCGGGGCCTCCGCCGCCGCGCCGCGCCTGTCTCGCATCCGTCAGGTTGCGGGCCGGCCCGTATTGGGGATCAACATCGGCAAGAGCCGGGTCACCGTCGTCGACGACGCCATCGAGGACTACCTCGAGAGCGCTCGCCTGCTTGCACCCCTGGCAGACTACCTCGTGGTCAACGTCAGTTCACCCAACACACCAGGCCTGCGTGGTCTCCAGGAGCTCGACCGGCTGGCTCCGCTCCTCACCGCGGTCAAGAAGGCCGCGGCGTCCACGCCCCTGCTGGTCAAAATTGCGCCGGATCTCAGCGACGAGGAGGTCACCCGCATAGCGGGGCTTGCCGTTGACCTCGGCCTCGACGGCATTATCGCGACGAACACGACGCTCTCCAGGGAGAACCTGAAAACGGATGCGGCGGTCGTCGCCGCGGCAGGCGCCGGCGGGCTGTCGGGTGCGCCCCTCGGCACGAGATCCCTTGCCGTGCTGAGGCTCATTCGTTCCGTTGTCCCCCAGGGGTTCTGCGTGGTTTCCGTCGGTGGGGTCGAGACCGCCGAGCACGTCGCCGAGCGACTCGAGGCAGGGGCCACCCTCGTGCAGGGCTACACGGCTTTTCTCTACCGCGGCCCGTTGTGGGCGCGTCAGATCAACCGTGGCCTCGACCGCCTCCTGGCGACGAAACGCTGA
- a CDS encoding TetR/AcrR family transcriptional regulator has translation MSHVDFFSGESVAPGVQGRAEPIQQRSAARLSGLLDAAASVVDEVGFDRITTAMIAERAGASIGTVYRYYPDRVAVLNALHERAVLRLRQGVVAELGTNKPETWWDAVDGAITAFVGLYRSEPGFRILNFADRERPLIGEEADLESGSFARQLATAFEEEFGLPREPDLTFRLEVAVELADALLSRAFQVDPLGDERFIAECRRVLQAYLESFYGPSVPLSVDRVL, from the coding sequence ATGTCGCATGTCGACTTTTTTAGCGGAGAGAGTGTCGCCCCTGGAGTGCAGGGCCGGGCAGAACCGATTCAGCAGCGCAGCGCAGCGCGGCTGTCCGGTCTGCTGGATGCTGCCGCATCCGTTGTCGATGAGGTTGGTTTCGATCGCATCACGACCGCGATGATCGCCGAACGCGCCGGCGCCTCGATAGGCACCGTCTACCGCTATTACCCGGATCGGGTGGCCGTGCTCAATGCTCTGCACGAGCGCGCCGTCCTCCGGCTGCGGCAAGGGGTCGTTGCCGAGCTGGGCACCAACAAGCCCGAAACCTGGTGGGATGCCGTTGACGGGGCGATTACGGCCTTCGTCGGCCTGTACCGGTCCGAGCCGGGTTTTCGAATCCTCAACTTTGCGGACCGCGAGCGTCCCCTGATCGGCGAGGAAGCCGATCTGGAGTCCGGATCGTTCGCGCGCCAGTTGGCTACTGCCTTCGAGGAGGAGTTCGGACTTCCCCGTGAACCAGACCTGACTTTTCGACTCGAGGTAGCCGTCGAGCTCGCCGATGCACTGCTCTCGCGTGCTTTCCAGGTGGACCCGCTCGGCGATGAGAGGTTCATTGCCGAGTGCCGGCGGGTGCTGCAGGCCTATCTCGAAAGCTTCTACGGCCCCAGCGTGCCGCTCAGCGTCGACCGGGTTCTCTGA
- a CDS encoding BlaI/MecI/CopY family transcriptional regulator yields MGSLGVLERLIMDVLWNTPEPLSATELRDCLADPVRATENSKTLATTTVLTVLSRLETKGFVARDRSIRPHLYSAVTTRAEHTAQLMHQVLGSVPDRQEALARFIGNVTPEEADTLRDLLGALHSTRP; encoded by the coding sequence ATGGGTAGCTTGGGTGTATTGGAACGACTGATCATGGATGTTCTGTGGAACACCCCCGAGCCGCTGTCGGCGACAGAGCTTCGCGATTGTTTGGCCGACCCTGTTCGCGCGACGGAGAATTCCAAGACTCTCGCGACCACCACGGTGCTGACGGTGCTGTCCCGGCTCGAGACCAAGGGTTTTGTGGCGCGGGATCGCAGCATCCGCCCGCATCTCTACAGCGCGGTGACGACTCGAGCCGAGCACACGGCGCAGCTCATGCACCAAGTGCTCGGATCTGTCCCCGACCGCCAGGAGGCGCTCGCGCGCTTCATCGGCAATGTCACCCCCGAAGAAGCTGACACACTGCGCGACCTTCTCGGCGCGTTGCATTCCACACGACCGTGA
- a CDS encoding App1 family protein yields MMHRAARIEDWLHDRREVFARKRGYRPTVIPFTGYGSTGWVRILCRVLLAKPEKPGAVPREKKPRTDGRDAGIRGWRSFTSVPVKAVTVTIEISGEIHEVEADRGGVVDAVVQVNLTPGWHVARLHTEDSAVQEAPLLIVAPGTTRGVVSDVDDTVMVTTLPRPLLAAWNTFVLDEHARVPTPGMAVFLERLAASAPGAPMIYLSTGAWNVAPTLTRFLSRNLYPAGALLLTDWGPTHDRLFRSGREHKRENLRRLAVEFPEIRWILIGDDGQHDEDIYSEFLQEFPGSVAAVAIRQLSPSEAVLAGSRSKDAVEGTDESPWVYGPDGSSLANQLANYGLV; encoded by the coding sequence ATGATGCACCGAGCCGCCCGTATCGAAGACTGGCTGCACGACCGTCGCGAGGTATTCGCGCGGAAACGCGGCTACCGGCCCACTGTGATCCCGTTCACCGGTTACGGATCGACGGGGTGGGTGCGCATTCTTTGCCGTGTTCTGCTTGCCAAGCCGGAAAAGCCCGGCGCCGTTCCGCGGGAGAAGAAGCCCAGAACCGACGGTCGGGACGCGGGAATACGCGGCTGGCGAAGCTTTACCAGCGTTCCGGTCAAGGCCGTCACCGTGACAATCGAGATCAGCGGCGAGATTCACGAGGTCGAGGCCGACCGGGGCGGCGTCGTTGATGCCGTGGTGCAGGTGAACCTCACTCCGGGGTGGCATGTCGCTCGACTGCACACCGAGGACTCCGCGGTGCAGGAGGCTCCCCTGCTGATAGTGGCGCCAGGCACCACCCGCGGGGTAGTCTCCGACGTCGATGACACCGTGATGGTCACGACACTGCCGCGCCCGCTGCTTGCGGCCTGGAACACCTTCGTCCTCGATGAGCACGCCCGGGTCCCCACCCCCGGAATGGCCGTCTTCCTGGAACGGCTTGCCGCATCCGCTCCGGGTGCACCCATGATCTACCTGTCGACCGGCGCGTGGAATGTCGCGCCCACCCTGACCAGGTTTCTCTCCCGAAACCTGTACCCGGCCGGAGCCCTGCTCCTCACGGACTGGGGGCCGACCCACGACCGCCTCTTCCGAAGCGGGCGAGAGCACAAGCGAGAAAATCTGCGGCGCCTTGCCGTGGAGTTCCCGGAGATCCGCTGGATCCTGATCGGCGACGACGGCCAACACGACGAGGATATCTACAGCGAATTCCTGCAGGAGTTCCCCGGAAGTGTCGCGGCCGTCGCCATCCGTCAACTGTCGCCGAGCGAGGCCGTTCTGGCCGGCAGCCGATCCAAGGACGCGGTAGAGGGAACAGACGAGTCACCGTGGGTCTATGGCCCTGACGGCTCGAGCCTCGCCAACCAGCTGGCGAACTACGGGCTGGTGTAA
- a CDS encoding M56 family metallopeptidase has product MLAAALILGAVALALAWPVPVLVARSRWTARSPGVALALWQAIALAGGVSMIGSLLCYGLIPFGTGLASALGGLGGALTSGTLAPATTFAHVLALCGALLLGTHLLLNLAATFVRAESERRRHHHLIDMLSDPLPDRPGMRVIDYAAPVAYCLPGAIRSATVLSNGLLRLLDADQLRGVIAHEQAHLRQQHHLVLLAFKSWHSALPWFPIANRAENAVALLVEMLADDRARRVVDDRTLATAIALVGLGQQPEAGPATPAAPAFASHVPEQPLVAPRVHRLMTPKAPLSTLATAAAVATAVVLVASPAAVLILTA; this is encoded by the coding sequence GTGCTAGCAGCGGCCCTGATACTCGGGGCCGTCGCGCTCGCTCTGGCCTGGCCGGTTCCCGTGCTCGTGGCGAGGTCGCGCTGGACTGCCAGGTCCCCCGGCGTCGCTCTCGCCCTGTGGCAGGCCATTGCGCTCGCGGGCGGCGTCTCCATGATCGGTTCACTGCTGTGCTACGGCCTGATCCCGTTCGGAACCGGCCTGGCCAGCGCGCTGGGTGGCCTCGGCGGTGCCCTGACGAGCGGCACTCTCGCCCCGGCCACAACTTTCGCGCATGTTCTCGCGCTCTGCGGAGCGCTTTTGCTGGGCACTCACCTCCTACTCAACCTCGCGGCGACCTTCGTGCGGGCCGAGAGCGAGCGACGTCGGCATCATCATCTCATCGACATGCTGAGCGATCCTCTGCCCGATCGGCCCGGAATGCGCGTGATCGACTACGCGGCACCCGTGGCCTATTGCCTGCCGGGAGCCATCCGCTCGGCCACCGTGCTCTCCAACGGGCTGCTGCGGCTGCTCGATGCCGATCAGCTGCGCGGCGTGATCGCCCACGAACAGGCGCACCTTCGGCAGCAACACCACCTCGTTCTGCTGGCCTTCAAATCGTGGCACAGCGCCCTGCCGTGGTTTCCCATCGCCAACCGGGCGGAGAACGCCGTGGCTCTTCTCGTGGAGATGCTCGCAGACGACCGCGCCCGCCGCGTCGTCGACGACCGCACGCTCGCGACGGCGATCGCCCTTGTGGGACTCGGGCAGCAGCCCGAAGCCGGCCCGGCGACACCGGCCGCGCCGGCCTTCGCTTCGCACGTGCCCGAGCAACCTCTCGTGGCACCTCGCGTGCATCGGCTGATGACACCGAAAGCGCCCCTGTCGACCCTGGCAACCGCGGCCGCCGTCGCCACGGCCGTCGTGCTGGTGGCTAGTCCCGCGGCCGTGCTCATCCTCACGGCGTGA
- a CDS encoding ABC transporter substrate-binding protein, whose amino-acid sequence MFTQNRGRLALIGAVAVGAVVALAGCASGDPLGSGSDSSAGADTIVVGSQDYYSNEIIAEIYAQALEANDFTVDRSFRIGQREVYLPELEAGGVDVFPEYTGSLLQALKPDAAGGTSDEVYTELTAALPEGLRVLDKADASDQNSWTVTQAFADKYNLTDIASLTNVTEPITVGGNSELETRPYGPATLKEKYGIETAGFSPVEDSGGPLTVKALVDGSIQLANIYTASPNIKSDKLVALEDPDGLFFADNVVPVVSEKVDTTAADVLNKVSVALTADDLVSLNSESVNDQKSADVIAAAWLKQANLF is encoded by the coding sequence ATGTTCACGCAAAATAGAGGCCGACTAGCGCTCATCGGCGCGGTCGCGGTTGGGGCCGTCGTAGCCCTTGCAGGGTGTGCGTCCGGTGATCCCCTGGGCAGTGGAAGTGACTCCTCCGCGGGTGCCGACACCATTGTTGTCGGATCCCAGGACTATTACTCCAACGAGATCATCGCCGAAATCTACGCGCAGGCGCTGGAGGCGAACGACTTCACAGTGGATCGGAGCTTCCGCATCGGTCAGCGCGAGGTCTATCTTCCCGAGCTTGAGGCCGGAGGCGTTGACGTCTTCCCCGAGTACACAGGTAGCCTGCTTCAAGCGTTGAAGCCCGACGCCGCGGGTGGAACGAGCGACGAGGTCTACACGGAGCTCACCGCGGCGTTGCCGGAGGGTCTGCGGGTTCTGGACAAGGCGGACGCCTCTGACCAGAACTCCTGGACCGTCACGCAGGCCTTCGCCGATAAGTACAACCTCACCGACATCGCTTCGCTCACGAATGTCACGGAGCCGATCACCGTCGGTGGCAACTCGGAGCTTGAGACCCGTCCCTACGGGCCGGCCACGCTGAAGGAGAAGTACGGCATTGAAACGGCCGGCTTCAGCCCCGTCGAGGACAGTGGCGGACCGCTGACGGTGAAGGCACTCGTTGACGGTTCCATTCAGCTGGCCAATATCTACACGGCCAGCCCGAACATCAAGTCCGACAAGCTCGTCGCACTGGAAGACCCGGACGGTCTGTTCTTTGCCGACAACGTGGTGCCCGTCGTGTCTGAGAAGGTCGACACCACGGCCGCGGATGTTCTGAACAAGGTCAGCGTCGCCCTCACCGCGGACGACCTCGTCAGCCTGAACTCCGAGAGCGTCAATGACCAGAAATCAGCGGATGTCATCGCTGCCGCCTGGTTGAAGCAGGCGAACCTCTTCTAG
- a CDS encoding ABC transporter permease, whose amino-acid sequence MNFFADALAWLVDPANYAGPNAIGIRLLEHLGFTLVTLVLASIIAIPVGFLIGHTGRGRGFAVGTSGAFRAIPTLGLLTLVALTVGIGLTAPYVALTVLAIPPILAGAYAGFEAIDRKIIDAARAVGMSEGQIVRKVELPLGLPLLMGGLRSATLQIVATATLAAYVADFGLGRYLFAGLRTRDYAEMIGGSILVILLALALEGLFSVLQKLVVPRGVAAGRPTDVRAGTTRPPR is encoded by the coding sequence ATGAACTTCTTCGCCGACGCACTCGCGTGGCTTGTGGACCCGGCCAACTATGCGGGGCCCAACGCCATCGGCATCCGCCTGCTCGAGCACCTGGGTTTCACGCTTGTCACGCTCGTCCTGGCCTCGATCATCGCCATCCCGGTCGGTTTCCTGATCGGGCACACCGGGAGAGGCCGGGGATTCGCGGTGGGCACCTCCGGAGCGTTTCGCGCCATACCCACCCTCGGATTGTTGACCCTCGTTGCCCTGACTGTCGGCATCGGCCTCACCGCGCCGTATGTGGCCCTGACCGTGCTCGCCATCCCGCCGATTCTGGCCGGGGCGTACGCAGGGTTCGAGGCGATCGACCGCAAGATCATCGATGCCGCACGCGCCGTGGGCATGTCGGAGGGGCAGATCGTGCGCAAGGTCGAGCTACCGCTCGGTCTCCCGCTCCTGATGGGCGGGCTGCGGTCGGCGACGCTGCAGATCGTGGCGACGGCAACCCTTGCCGCGTACGTTGCGGATTTCGGTCTGGGGCGGTACCTCTTTGCGGGGTTGAGAACCCGGGACTATGCCGAGATGATCGGAGGGTCCATTCTGGTCATTCTTCTGGCACTCGCCCTCGAAGGGCTGTTCTCGGTGCTGCAGAAACTGGTTGTTCCCCGCGGCGTCGCGGCGGGACGCCCCACAGATGTCCGGGCCGGCACCACCAGGCCGCCCCGGTGA
- a CDS encoding ABC transporter ATP-binding protein: protein MIEFRAVSKQFPGGTVAVENFSLTLPSHKTTVLVGSSGSGKTTLLRMINRMVDPSSGSIEIDGDDIAGLEPVQLRRSIGYVMQNSGLLPHRKVIDNVATVPLLRGVGRRKARADALVLLDTVGLDRSLADRYPSQLSGGQQQRVGVARGLAVNPNILLMDEPFGAVDPIVRAELQQELLRLQRELGKTVVFVTHDIDEAFLLGDQVVILRTGGLIAQVGTPADILSNPADEFVASFVGADRGKRALHLESRPDGDVLVDADGRLAGVLVAQQTAPDKAGPVTGTGASAQGGVPR, encoded by the coding sequence ATGATCGAATTTCGTGCTGTATCGAAGCAATTCCCCGGCGGTACGGTGGCCGTGGAGAATTTCAGCCTCACGCTGCCGTCGCACAAGACCACGGTGCTCGTGGGCTCGTCCGGCTCGGGTAAGACCACGCTCCTGCGCATGATCAACCGGATGGTGGATCCGAGCAGCGGTTCCATCGAGATTGACGGCGATGACATCGCAGGGCTGGAGCCCGTCCAATTGCGCCGCAGCATCGGCTACGTCATGCAGAATTCGGGCCTGCTCCCGCATCGCAAGGTCATCGACAACGTGGCGACGGTCCCGTTGCTGCGGGGCGTCGGGCGCAGGAAGGCCCGGGCGGATGCCCTGGTGCTTCTCGATACAGTCGGGCTCGACCGTTCCCTCGCCGACCGGTACCCCAGCCAGCTCTCCGGCGGGCAACAGCAGCGTGTCGGCGTGGCCAGAGGTCTCGCGGTCAATCCCAACATCCTGCTCATGGACGAACCGTTCGGGGCCGTCGATCCCATCGTGCGCGCGGAACTCCAGCAGGAACTCCTCCGACTGCAGCGCGAGCTCGGCAAGACTGTCGTCTTCGTCACGCACGACATCGACGAGGCGTTCCTGCTCGGGGACCAGGTCGTGATCCTCCGCACCGGGGGCCTCATCGCCCAGGTGGGCACCCCGGCCGACATCCTCTCCAACCCGGCCGACGAATTCGTGGCGAGTTTCGTCGGCGCAGACCGCGGGAAGCGGGCGCTCCACCTTGAGAGTCGGCCGGACGGCGATGTCCTCGTTGATGCCGATGGCCGACTCGCCGGCGTGCTTGTGGCGCAGCAGACCGCCCCCGACAAGGCCGGGCCCGTCACGGGCACGGGTGCTTCGGCGCAGGGTGGGGTTCCGCGGTGA
- the nrdR gene encoding transcriptional regulator NrdR has protein sequence MFCPFCRHPDSRVIDSRTSDDGLSIRRRRQCPECGRRFSTTETASLNIIKRSGVVEPFSREKIVTGVRKACQGRPVTDSDLAMLAQKVEETIRQTGASQIDANDIGLAILPPLRDLDEVAYLRFASVYQGFSSLEDFEAAITQLRREHESDEHAPTSASPSTTD, from the coding sequence ATGTTCTGCCCGTTCTGCCGCCACCCAGACTCCCGAGTCATCGACTCGCGCACCAGTGACGACGGACTCTCCATCCGCCGTCGACGCCAGTGCCCCGAATGCGGACGTCGTTTTAGCACCACGGAAACGGCGAGCCTGAACATCATCAAGCGGAGTGGTGTCGTGGAGCCGTTCAGCAGGGAGAAGATCGTCACGGGCGTGCGAAAGGCGTGCCAGGGGCGTCCCGTCACCGACTCCGACCTCGCCATGCTCGCCCAGAAGGTTGAAGAAACCATCCGGCAGACCGGCGCGTCGCAGATTGACGCGAACGACATCGGCCTGGCCATCCTGCCGCCGCTGCGCGACCTGGACGAAGTGGCCTACCTGCGGTTTGCCAGCGTCTACCAGGGGTTCAGCTCCCTCGAAGACTTCGAGGCAGCCATTACGCAGCTACGGCGGGAACACGAGAGCGACGAGCACGCGCCGACATCCGCTTCGCCGTCGACCACCGACTGA
- a CDS encoding cytochrome ubiquinol oxidase subunit I, with product MNEWLDPLLLSRWQFGLTTVYHFLFVPLTIGMALTVAIFQTAWVRTDKAKYLQLTHFFGKIFLINFAMGVVTGIVQEFQFGMNWSDYSRFVGDVFGAPLAFEGIIAFFLEATFIGLWIFGWDKLPKKLHLATIWLTTAGSIASAYFILAANAFMQNPIAYRINEEKGRAELTSIWELLTNPIALAAFPHTIFACFMVSAGLIISVAAWHLYRNQHLETMRPALKFGLWMMVIAGVLTTLAGDQLGLAMVEAQPMKMAAAEALYHTATGANASFSIFTLGTPDGVHELFSVRVPYLLSFLSTHTFDGTVEGINNLQAQYVTLYGPGDYTPTIWITYWSFRWMIGLGLAHMLVAVVGLWLTRKGRSPERTWVWKVAIWSFPFSLLAMSVGWVFTEMGRQPWLVFGLLKTADGVSPGVSGVEILISLIAFTVVYGILAVVEFRLILRAVQKGPADAPELDEAGEVTRAVTVY from the coding sequence ATGAACGAGTGGCTGGACCCCTTACTCCTGTCGCGGTGGCAGTTTGGTCTCACGACCGTCTACCACTTCCTCTTTGTGCCGCTGACGATTGGCATGGCCCTTACCGTGGCCATTTTTCAGACCGCCTGGGTGCGCACCGACAAAGCGAAGTACCTGCAGCTGACGCACTTCTTCGGCAAGATCTTTCTGATCAACTTCGCCATGGGCGTCGTGACCGGGATCGTGCAGGAATTCCAGTTCGGCATGAACTGGTCGGACTATTCACGGTTCGTCGGTGACGTCTTCGGAGCCCCCCTGGCCTTCGAGGGCATCATCGCCTTCTTCCTCGAAGCGACGTTCATCGGCCTGTGGATCTTCGGCTGGGACAAACTGCCGAAAAAACTGCACCTGGCCACGATCTGGCTGACCACCGCGGGCAGTATCGCGTCGGCATACTTCATCCTCGCAGCGAACGCATTTATGCAGAACCCGATCGCGTACCGGATCAACGAGGAGAAGGGGCGCGCCGAACTCACCAGCATCTGGGAACTCCTCACGAACCCCATTGCCCTCGCCGCGTTCCCGCACACGATATTCGCCTGTTTCATGGTCTCTGCCGGCCTCATCATCTCCGTCGCCGCCTGGCACCTGTACCGCAACCAGCATCTCGAGACGATGCGTCCCGCGCTCAAGTTCGGTCTCTGGATGATGGTCATCGCCGGGGTGCTCACGACCCTGGCCGGCGACCAGCTCGGGCTCGCCATGGTCGAGGCCCAGCCCATGAAGATGGCAGCGGCCGAAGCGCTGTACCACACGGCCACCGGCGCGAACGCGAGCTTCTCCATCTTCACGCTCGGCACGCCGGACGGCGTGCACGAGTTGTTCTCGGTGCGCGTTCCCTACCTCCTTTCCTTCCTGTCGACCCACACGTTCGACGGCACCGTCGAGGGCATCAACAATCTGCAGGCTCAGTACGTCACGCTGTACGGCCCCGGCGACTACACGCCCACCATCTGGATCACGTACTGGTCCTTCCGATGGATGATCGGCCTCGGCCTCGCGCACATGCTGGTCGCCGTCGTCGGTCTGTGGCTGACCCGCAAGGGACGCAGCCCGGAGCGCACCTGGGTCTGGAAGGTCGCGATCTGGAGTTTCCCGTTCTCCCTGCTCGCGATGAGCGTCGGTTGGGTCTTCACCGAAATGGGCCGCCAGCCCTGGCTTGTGTTCGGCCTGCTCAAGACCGCCGACGGCGTCTCGCCGGGAGTCAGCGGAGTCGAGATCCTGATCTCCCTGATCGCCTTCACCGTGGTCTACGGAATCCTCGCAGTGGTCGAATTCAGGCTGATCCTGCGCGCAGTTCAGAAGGGCCCGGCCGACGCGCCGGAACTTGACGAGGCCGGCGAGGTCACGCGCGCGGTCACGGTCTACTAG